The Parambassis ranga chromosome 14, fParRan2.1, whole genome shotgun sequence genome includes a window with the following:
- the mogat2 gene encoding 2-acylglycerol O-acyltransferase 2: MINFAPLDVPLHRRLQTAAVLQWVFSFIGLAPTCIFLFFFLLFTRFWLISVLYASWWFYDYDTPARGGRRVSLLCGLRLWEFMRDYFPIKLVKTADLDPRHNYILGFHPHGVLVAGAFTNFCTYATGFRQLFPGLTSYLLMLPLWFRTPFFRDYIMCAGLIPSDKQSASYPLRQRRGGNAIVIAVGGAPEALDAHPGSYNVLLAHKKGFIKMAMEYGAHLVPVFSFGENEVYDQVENRRGSWLRWAQDRLQRLMGISLPLFHARGIFQYSFGLMPYRRPIHTVVGQPIRVVKNEKPTAEDVDALHQLYMDELSNLFEEHKGNYGVDKDTHLTFV, translated from the exons ATGATCAATTTTGCCCCCCTGGATGTGCCCCTCCACAGGAGACTGCAGACTGCCGCGGTGCTGCAGTGGGTCTTCTCCTTCATTGGTCTGG CACCCACCtgcatcttcctcttcttcttcctgctcttcACTCGCTTCTGGCTGATCAGCGTGTTGTATGCCAGCTGGTGGTTCTATGACTATGACACTCCTGCACGTGGAGGCCGCAGGGTGTCCCTGTTGTGTGGCCTTAGACTTTGGGAATTCATGCGGGATTACTTCCCCATCAAG TTGGTGAAGACAGCTGATCTGGACCCCAGACACAACTACATTCTGGGCTTCCATCCCCATGGTGTGCTGGTAGCAGGAGCCTTCACTAACTTCTGCACCTACGCTACAGGCTTCAGACAGCTGTTCCCAGGCCTCACCAGCTACCTGCTCATGCTGCCCCTTTGGTTCCGAACTCCATTCTTCAGAGATTACATCATGTGTGCAG GTCTGATTCCTTCAGACAAACAGAGTGCTAGCTATCCTCTCCGTCAGAGGCGTGGTGGAAACGCTATCGTAATAGCAGTCGGTGGGGCCCCTGAGGCCCTTGATGCCCACCCTGGGAGCTACAATGTTCTTTTGGCACACAAAAAAGGCTTCATCAAAATGGCCATGGAGTATGG aGCTCATCTGGTGCCGGTCTTCTCCTTTGGAGAGAATGAAGTGTATGATCAGGTGGAAAACCGCAGAGGAAGCTGGCTTCGTTGGGCACAGGATCGGCTACAGCGCCTCATGGGTATCTCCCTCCCTTTGTTCCACGCTCGTGGCATTTTCCAGTACTCCTTTGGTCTCATGCCCTACAGAAGGCCCATCCACACCGTAG TGGGGCAGCCCATTAGAGTGGTGAAGAATGAAAAGCCGACAGCTGAGGACGTCGATGCTCTCCATCAGCTGTACATGGACGAACTCAGCAATCTGTTTGAGGAGCACAAAGGCAACTACGGAGTAGACAAGGACACACACCTGACCTTTGTCTAA
- the dgat2 gene encoding diacylglycerol O-acyltransferase 2, producing MKTILAAYPGVLKGTGSSILSALQDVPAVFWPRRSKMKKHLQVISVLQWVLTFLALGAASTLLLVYMFCTELWLIAAIYTAWLIVDWNTPKQGGRRSSWVRSWTVWTYFRDYFPIRLIKTHDLLPSRNYILGYHPHGIFCFGAFCNFSTEATGFSKKFPGIKPSLATLAGNFRLPVLRDYLMFGGICPVNKNSIDYLLSRNGTGNAVVIVVGGAAESLQCAPGKNTVTLKNRKGFVRLALQKGADLVPVYSFGENDVYKQVIFEEGSYWRALQKRLQKILGFAPCLFHGCGLFFGNSWGIVPYCKPIATIVGEPITVPKIEDPCVEVVDLYHAMYIKSLQCLFEKYKTRFGMKEDDVLYIQ from the exons ATGAAGACCATTCTTGCTGCGTACCCAGGCGTCCTTAAAG GCACCGGCTCCAGTATCCTCTCCGCCCTACAGGACGTACCAGCAGTGTTCTGGCCCCGCAGGTCCAAGATGAAAAAACATCTGCAGgtcatctctgtgctgcagtgggTCCTCACCTTCTTAGCCTTGG GTGCTGCCAGCACTCTGCTGTTGGTCTACATGTTTTGCACTGAACTCTGGCTCATCGCTGCCATTTACACGGCCTGGCTTATTGTTGACTGGAACACCCCAAAGCAAG GTGGCAGACGGTCCTCTTGGGTGAGAAGCTGGACAGTGTGGACTTACTTCCGAGACTACTTTCCCATTAGG CTAATTAAAACCCACGACCTGCTGCCCAGCCGGAACTACATTTTGGGCTACCACCCCCATGGCATCTTCTGTTTTGGTGCCTTTTGCAATTTTAGCACTGAGGCTACGGGCTTCTCCAAGAAATTCCCAGGGATCAAGCCCTCCCTGGCAACCCTAGCAGGAAACTTCAGGCTGCCAGTCCTTCGAGACTACCTGATGTTTGGAG GTATCTGCCCAGTGAACAAGAACTCTATCGACTACCTGCTGTCTCGTAACGGGACAGGAAATGCTGTGGTCATTGTCGTGGGTGGAGCAGCGGAGTCTCTGCAATGCGCGCCGGGCAAGAATACCGTCACCCTGAAGAACCGCAAGGGCTTCGTGAGGCTGGCGCTGCAGAAAGG ggCTGACCTGGTTCCAGTTTACTCCTTCGGAGAGAACGATGTATACAAGCAAGTGATCTTTGAGGAAGGCAGCTACTGGAGAGCTCTGCAGAAGCGGCTACAGAAGATCTTGGGTTTTGCTCCGTGCCTTTTCCATGGATGTGGCCTCTTCTTTGGCAACTCCTGGGGCATTGTGCCTTATTGCAAGCCCATCGCTACAATAG tCGGGGAGCCAATCACAGTGCCAAAAATTGAGGATCcatgtgtggaggtggtggatcTCTACCATGCAATGTACATCAAATCCCTACAGTGCCTTTTTGAAAAGTATAAGACCCGCTTTGGAATGAAAGAGGACGACGTCCTGTACATTCAGTGA